From Nymphaea colorata isolate Beijing-Zhang1983 chromosome 6, ASM883128v2, whole genome shotgun sequence, a single genomic window includes:
- the LOC116256137 gene encoding cytochrome P450 71AP13-like, giving the protein MKLLAMAYDAFLPSSLLFFSFFLTALLILPLILLFFSLSRKSAGSRLRPPGPSRLPIIGNLHLLGDMPHRSLEQLAKKYGDLMFLQLGQVPTIVISSARLARQVMKTHDHAFASRPALLSAQYLSYGCSDVTFSPYGPYWRQARKICVTELLGSRRIQSFQHIREEEIGRLVASIGSLADRLEGGGAADLSDAFFGLANNILCRVAFGKRFSKGGLNEILTETQALFAGFSVGDFFPSLRLLDVVTGLTGRLKANLRDLDRISSEIIAEHVDPGRPPPAHKDFVDVLLQVQREGNLDVPISDDNIKALVLDMFVAGTDTTSATLEWTMTELMRHPEVMRRTQDEIRSVARKGGTITESDLADLAYMRAVIKEALRLHLPVPLLVPRESIEPCELDGYIIPAKTRVLVNAYAIARDPHSWDDPETYRPERFLEKPIDFKGSQDFEFLPFGGGRRGCPGYSFGLATVELALARLLCHFDWSLADGVSLESLNLEEIFGLATRKKEPLLLIPRHSIESGFKLI; this is encoded by the exons ATGAAGCTCCTCGCCATGGCGTACGACGCCTTTCTCCCTagctctctcctttttttctccttcttcctcactgCCCTCCTCATCCTTCCCCtgattctccttttcttttcactgTCTCGAAAGTCCGCTGGTTCCCGCCTCCGGCCACCAGGCCCCTCTCGTCTACCGATAATAGGAAACCTTCACCTTCTCGGCGACATGCCACATCGCTCCCTCGAGCAGCTCGCCAAGAAGTACGGAGACCTCATGTTCCTCCAGCTGGGCCAGGTCCCCACCATCGTTATCTCCTCCGCCCGGCTGGCTCGTCAGGTCATGAAGACCCATGACCACGCCTTCGCCAGTCGCCCGGCCCTGCTCTCAGCTCAATACCTCTCCTACGGCTGCTCCGACGTCACGTTCTCCCCCTACGGCCCATATTGGCGCCAGGCCAGGAAGATCTGCGTTACAGAGCTGCTGGGCTCCAGGCGCATCCAGTCGTTCCAGCACATACGGGAAGAGGAGATCGGCCGGCTGGTGGCGTCGATCGGCAGCCTGGCCGACCGGCTAGAAGGCGGCGGGGCCGCCGATCTAAGCGACGCCTTCTTTGGCCTGGCGAATAACATCTTGTGCAGGGTGGCATTTGGAAAGAGGTTCTCCAAGGGAGGGCTTAACGAGATTTTGACGGAGACGCAGGCGCTGTTCGCGGGGTTCTCCGTCGGCGATTTCTTCCCTTCCTTGCGCTTGCTGGACGTTGTCACGGGGCTGACGGGGCGGTTGAAGGCGAACCTGCGGGACTTGGATCGGATATCCAGCGAAATAATCGCCGAGCATGTGGACCCCGGAAGGCCTCCGCCGGCACACAAGGACTTCGTGGACGTGCTGCTGCAAGTGCAAAGGGAGGGCAACCTGGACGTGCCCATTAGTGACGACAACATCAAAGCTTTAGTcctg GACATGTTCGTCGCTGGGACCGACACGACATCGGCAACACTAGAATGGACCATGACCGAGCTCATGAGGCATCCTGAGGTGATGCGAAGGACCCAGGATGAGATCCGCAGCGTCGCGAGGAAAGGAGGAACGATAACCGAGTCGGACCTGGCCGACCTAGCCTACATGCGGGCTGTGATCAAGGAGGCGCTTCGGCTGCACCTGCCGGTTCCCCTCCTCGTGCCTCGTGAGTCCATCGAGCCATGTGAGCTCGATGGCTACATCATCCCAGCCAAGACAAGGGTACTGGTCAATGCATACGCAATTGCTCGGGACCCACATTCTTGGGACGACCCGGAAACGTACCGGCCGGAACGGTTCCTTGAGAAGCCGATTGATTTTAAAGGGAGCCAGGATTTTGAGTTCCTACCATTTGGTGGTGGCCGGAGAGGGTGCCCAGGATACTCCTTTGGCCTTGCCACCGTGGAGCTTGCATTGGCGAGGCTCCTTTGCCACTTTGACTGGTCATTAGCGGATGGCGTGAGCCTAGAGAGCCTCAACCTTGAAGAAATATTTGGTCTAGCAACTCGAAAGAAAGAACCACTCTTATTGATCCCGAGACACTCTATAGAATCGGGATTCAAGCTGATCTGA